One genomic window of Comamonas antarctica includes the following:
- a CDS encoding ligase-associated DNA damage response exonuclease: protein MRAEADLIIARPEGLYCPPGDFYIDPWRPVERAVITHAHSDHARYGSAHYLAHHDSAPILRRRLGADITLQTLAYGETIEHHGVRLSLHPAGHVLGSAQVRLEHGGRVWVASGDYKLENDGTCAPFEPVRCDTFITESTFGLPIYRWPTQPELFADINAWWRANADAGRASVLYAYALGKAQRLQFGVDASIGPIVAHGAVEPINAIYRAAGVALPPTHYASDPALDKATLGRALVIAPPSAGRTSWMRRFPNPSDAFASGWMKLRGTRRRRGVDRGFVVSDHADWPGLQSAILATGAERVFVTHGSVAVMVRWLCEQGLQAQGFSTEYGDHDEADDASPRADDATDAPEAAESA, encoded by the coding sequence ATGCGTGCTGAAGCGGACCTGATCATTGCCCGCCCCGAAGGGCTTTACTGCCCGCCCGGCGATTTCTACATCGACCCCTGGCGGCCGGTGGAGCGCGCGGTCATCACCCATGCGCACAGCGACCACGCGCGCTATGGCAGCGCGCATTACCTCGCGCACCACGACAGCGCGCCCATCCTGCGCCGGCGCCTGGGCGCGGACATCACGCTGCAGACCCTGGCCTATGGCGAGACCATAGAGCACCATGGCGTGCGGCTGTCGCTGCACCCGGCCGGGCATGTGCTGGGCTCGGCCCAGGTGCGGCTCGAGCATGGCGGGCGCGTGTGGGTGGCCTCGGGCGACTACAAGCTCGAAAACGACGGCACCTGCGCACCGTTCGAGCCGGTGCGCTGCGACACCTTCATCACCGAGTCGACCTTTGGCCTGCCGATCTACCGCTGGCCGACGCAGCCCGAACTGTTTGCCGACATCAACGCCTGGTGGCGCGCCAATGCCGACGCCGGCCGCGCCTCGGTGCTCTATGCGTATGCGCTGGGCAAGGCGCAGCGGCTGCAGTTTGGCGTCGATGCGTCGATCGGGCCGATCGTCGCGCATGGCGCCGTCGAGCCGATCAATGCGATCTACCGCGCGGCCGGCGTGGCGCTGCCGCCCACGCATTACGCCAGCGACCCGGCGCTCGACAAGGCGACGCTGGGCCGGGCGCTGGTCATTGCGCCGCCCTCGGCCGGGCGCACCAGCTGGATGCGGCGCTTTCCCAACCCGTCGGACGCGTTTGCCAGCGGCTGGATGAAGCTGCGCGGCACGCGGCGCCGGCGCGGCGTCGACCGCGGCTTTGTCGTCTCCGACCATGCGGACTGGCCCGGGCTGCAGTCGGCGATCCTGGCCACGGGCGCCGAGCGCGTCTTCGTCACCCATGGCAGCGTTGCCGTGATGGTGCGCTGGCTCTGCGAGCAGGGCCTGCAGGCCCAGGGCTTCAGCACCGAATACGGCGACCATGACGAAGCCGACGATGCCTCGCCGCGCGCCGACGATGCCACCGATGCACCCGAGGCCGCCGAGTCCGCATGA
- a CDS encoding NAD(P)-dependent alcohol dehydrogenase, with the protein MTLTHAYAAQSATTPLAPFSFERRAPLQRDVAIDILHCGVCHSDLHTARSEWGPAKYPCVPGHEIVGRVRAIGNGVSKFKVGDIVGVGCMVDSCQHCASCAEGLEQYCENGFTGTYDSPEQISRENTLGGYSDHIVVHEKFVLRISHAESDLAAVAPLLCAGITTYSPLRQWQVGPGQKVGIVGLGGLGHMGVKLAAAMGAQVVLFTTSPGKTADALRLGAKEVVVSKDPAQMAAHANSFDFILNTVAASHDLDPFIALLKRDGTMTLVGAPATPHKSPNVFGLILKRRRLAGSLIGGIAETQEMLDFCAQHGIVSDIEVIAMEQINEAYERMLRSDVKYRFVVDMSTLGQAVAA; encoded by the coding sequence ATGACCCTCACGCACGCCTACGCCGCCCAGTCCGCGACCACGCCGCTCGCGCCCTTCAGCTTCGAGCGGCGCGCACCGCTGCAGCGCGATGTCGCCATCGACATCCTGCACTGCGGCGTCTGCCACTCCGACCTGCACACCGCGCGCAGCGAGTGGGGCCCGGCCAAGTACCCGTGCGTGCCCGGCCACGAGATCGTCGGCCGGGTGCGCGCCATCGGCAATGGCGTCTCGAAATTCAAGGTCGGCGATATCGTCGGCGTGGGCTGCATGGTCGACAGCTGCCAGCACTGCGCGTCCTGCGCCGAGGGCCTGGAGCAGTACTGCGAAAACGGCTTCACCGGCACCTATGACAGTCCCGAGCAGATCTCGCGCGAGAACACGCTGGGCGGCTACTCCGACCATATCGTGGTGCACGAGAAATTCGTGCTGCGCATCTCGCATGCCGAATCGGATCTGGCCGCCGTGGCGCCGCTGCTGTGCGCAGGCATCACCACCTACTCGCCGCTGCGCCAATGGCAGGTCGGCCCGGGCCAGAAGGTCGGCATCGTCGGCCTGGGCGGGCTGGGCCACATGGGCGTGAAGCTCGCCGCCGCCATGGGCGCGCAGGTGGTGCTGTTCACCACCTCGCCCGGCAAGACCGCGGATGCGCTGCGCCTGGGCGCCAAGGAGGTCGTGGTGTCGAAGGACCCGGCGCAGATGGCCGCGCATGCCAACAGTTTTGATTTCATCCTGAACACCGTGGCCGCCTCGCACGACCTCGACCCGTTCATCGCGCTGCTCAAGCGCGACGGCACCATGACGCTGGTCGGCGCACCGGCCACGCCGCACAAGAGCCCGAACGTGTTCGGCCTGATCCTCAAGCGCCGGCGCCTGGCCGGCTCGCTGATCGGCGGCATTGCCGAGACCCAGGAAATGCTCGACTTCTGCGCCCAGCACGGCATCGTCTCGGACATCGAGGTCATCGCCATGGAGCAGATCAACGAGGCCTATGAACGCATGCTGCGCAGCGATGTGAAATACCGGTTTGTGGTGGATATGTCTACGCTGGGGCAAGCGGTGGCGGCGTAG